A section of the Tenrec ecaudatus isolate mTenEca1 chromosome 10, mTenEca1.hap1, whole genome shotgun sequence genome encodes:
- the USP20 gene encoding ubiquitin carboxyl-terminal hydrolase 20 has product MGDSRNLCPHLDSLGEVTKEDLLHKSKGTCQSCGVGGPNLWACLQVACPYVGCGESYADHSTTHAQVKKHNLTVNLTTFRVWCYACEKEVFLGQRLAPPPPGPTPKCLEQDSPVAAHPLKAVPIAVADEGESESEDDDLKPRGLTGMKNLGNSCYMNAALQALSNCPPLTQFFLECSGLVRTDKKPALCKSYQKLVAEVWHKKRPSYVVPTSLSHGIKLVNPMFRGYSQQDTQEFLRCLMDQLHEELKEPEGAAVTDARDSDSSDTDEKREGDRSPSEDEFLSCDSSSDRGEGDGQGRGGGSSLQAEMELLSPEEVGRAISEKERMKERKLSWGRQRTSSEQVDEDADVDTAMAPLDSQPGETQPSPRSASPCWTPEPDNDAHMRSSSRPCSPIHKLSSTPPRASPVRMGPAYVLKKAQVLPAGSRRRKEPSYRSVISDIFDGSVLSHVQCLTCDRVSITEETFQDLSLPIPGKEDLAKLHSAIYQNVPAKPGTCGDGYAAQGWLAFIMEYIRRIVVSCTPSWFWGPVVTLEDCLAAFFAADELKGDNMYSCERCRKLRNGVKYCKVLRLPEILCIHLKRFRHEVMYSFKINSHVSFPLEGLDLRPFLAKECASQITTYDLLSVICHHGTAGSGHYIAYCQNVINGQWYEFDDQYVTEVHEMAVRSAEAYVLFYRKSSEAAVRERQQVVSLAAAREPSLLRFYVSREWLNKFNTFAEPGPITNHTFLCAHGGIPPNKYHYIDDLVVILPQNVWEHLYSRFGGGPAVNHLYVCSVCQVELEALAKRRRIEIDTFIKLNKAFQAEESPGIIYCISMHWFREWEAFVKGKGSEPPGPIDNSRIVQTKGSGHLQLKHGADYGQISEETWSYLHALYGGGPEIAIRQSVAQLPDPESLHGEQKIEAETRAV; this is encoded by the exons ATGGGGGACTCCAGGAACCTGTGCCCTCACCTTGACTCATTAGGGGAGGTGACCAAAGAGGATTTGCTGCACAAATCTAAG GGGACCTGTCAGTCCTGTGGTGTTGGCGGACCAAACCTATGGGCTTGTCTCCAG GTCGCCTGCCCTTACGTCGGCTGCGGAGAATCCTATGCCGACCACAGCACCACCCACGCGCAG GTTAAAAAGCACAACCTGACCGTGAACCTGACCACATTTCGGGTGTGGTGTTACGCCTGTGAGAAGGAAGTGTTCCTGGGGCAGCGCTTGGCACCTCCCCCACCAGGCCCCACTCCCAAGTGCTTGGAGCAG GACTCCCCTGTGGCCGCTCACCCTCTGAAAGCGGTCCCCATCGCTGTGGCCGATGAAGGCGAGTCTGAGTCGGAAGATGACGACTTGAAACCCCGAG GTCTCACTGGCATGAAGAACCTGGGGAACTCATGCTACATGAACGCTGCCTTGCAGGCCCTGTCCAACTG ccccccgCTGACCCAGTTCTTCCTGGAGTGCAGCGGCCTCGTGCGCACAGACAAGAAGCCGGCCCTGTGCAAGAGCTACCAGAAGCTGGTCGCTGAGGTCTGGCACAAGAAGCG CCCAAGCTACGTGGTTCCCACCAGCCTGTCTCATGGGATCAAGTTGGTCAACCCGATGTTCCGAGGGTATTCCCAGCAG GACACCCAGGAGTTCCTGCGCTGCCTGATGGACCAGCTGCACGAGGAGCTCAAGGAGCCGGAGGGGGCGGCAGTGACAGACGCACGGGACTCCGACTCCAGCGACACCGACGAGAAGCGAGAGGGTGACCGAAGCCCATCAGAGGACGAGTTCCTGTCCTGTGACTCAAGCAGTGACCGGGGGGAGGGCGACGGGCAGGGTCGTGGCGGCGGGAGCAGCTTGCAGGCTGAGATGGAGCTGCTGAGCCCGGAAGAGGTGGGCCGCGCCATCTCCGAGAAGGAGCGGATGAAGGAGCGCAAGCTCTCCTGGGGCCGGCAGCGCACAAGCTCCGAGCAGGTGGATGAGGACGCTGACGTGGACACTGCCATGGCCCCCTTGGACAGCCAGCCCGGGGAGACTCAGCCATCACCGCGTTCAGCCAGCCCCTGCTGGACGCCAG AGCCCGACAACGACGCCCACATGCGTAGCTCCTCCCGCCCCTGCAGTCCCATCCACAAGCTGTCTAGCACCCCGCCTCGCGCCAGTCCTGTGAGGATGGGGCCGGCCTATGTGCTCAAGAAAG CTCAGGTCCTGCCCGCTGGCAGCCGGAGGCGGAAGGAGCCAAGTTACCGCAGCGTCATCTCGGACATCTTCGACGGCTCCGTCCTCAGCCATGTGCAGTGCCTCACCTGTGACCGG GTGTCCATCACAGAGGAGACGTTCCAGGACCTGTCGCTGCCCATTCCTGGCAAGGAGGACCTGGCCAAGCTGCACTCAGCCATCTACCAGAACGTGCCAGCCAAGCCGGGCACCTGCGGGGACGGCTATGCTGCCCAGGGATGGCTTGCCTTCATCATGGAGTATATCCGACG GATCGTGGTGTCCTGTACTCCCAGCTGGTTCTGGGGTCCTGTGGTCACCCTGGAGGACTGCCTCGCTGCCTTTTTTGCTGCTGACGAGCTGAAGG GCGACAACATGTACAGCTGCGAGCGCTGTAGAAA GCTGCGGAATGGGGTGAAGTACTGCAAAGTGCTGCGGCTGCCCGAG ATCCTGTGCATTCACCTGAAGCGCTTTCGGCACGAGGTGATGTACTCCTTCAAAATCAACAGCCACGTCTCCTTCCCGCTGGAAGGCCTGGACCTGCGCCCCTTCCTCGCCAAGGAGTGCGCGTCCCAGATCACCACCTACGACCTCCTCTCCGTCATCTGTCACCACGGCACCGCAGGCA GTGGGCACTACATTGCGTACTGTCAGAACGTCATCAACGGGCAGTGGTACGAGTTTGACGACCAGTACGTCACCGAGGTCCACGAGATGGCCGTGCGGAGTGCCGAGGCCTACGTGCTCTTCTACAG GAAGAGCAGTGAGGCTGCCGTGAGGGAGCGGCAGCAGGTGGTGTCACTGGCCGCTgcgagggagcccagcctgctgcGCTTCTACGTGTCCCGGGAGTGGCTCAACAAGTTCAACACCTTCGCTGAGCCGGGGCCCATCACCAACCACACCTTCCTCTGCGCCCACGGAG GCATTCCCCCCAACAAATACCACTACATCGATGACCTGGTGGTGATCCTGCCCCAGAACGTGTGGGAGCACCTCTACAGCAG GTTCGGGGGCGGCCCCGCCGTGAACCATCTGTACGTGTGCTCCGTCTGCCAGGTGGAGCTCGAGGCGCTGGCCAAACGCAGGAGGATTGAGATCGACACCTTCATCAAG CTAAACAAGGCGTTCCAGGCCGAGGAGTCTCCGGGCATCATCTACTGCATCAGCATGCACTGGTTCCGCGAGTGGGAGGCCTTTGTCAAGGGCAAAGGCAGCG AGCCGCCAGGGCCCATCGACAACAGCAGGATTGTGCAGACCAAGGGAAGCGGCCACCTTCAACTCAAGCATG GCGCCGACTACGGGCAGATTTCTGAGGAGACCTGGAGCTACCTGCATGCCTTGTACGGGGGCGGCCCTGAGATCGCCATCCGACAGAGCGTGGCACAGCTCCCAGACCCTGAGAGCTTACACGGGGAGCAAAAAATCGAAGCCGAGACCCGGGCCGTGTGA